The following DNA comes from Microbacterium foliorum.
CGTCGCGGCCGAAGCCGAGCGCGGTCGCCGTCTGCATGATGGTCGCCGCGTTCTCGAGCTGCTCGCCCTGCCAGCCCTCGACGCCGGACTCGGGGAACGTGGTCGGATCGGTGATGCAGATCGCCAGCGGCTTCTCGTGAGCGAGCCCCAGCGGGATCAGCACCGCGGCGAGCGCGACGACGATCACGGCTGCGGCCGACAGCGCGATGCGACGCAGCAGCTTCGCGCGCTGGATCCGCCGCTGCGCTCGTCGACGCGGCGACGCACGACGCGTGCGCGACCGCTGACGGGTCGGCGGCTTCCTGCTCGCCGACTTCTTTCCTGCCGTCTTTCTGGCTGCCGGCTTCTTTCGAGTCGCGGCGCCTCGGGTGCTCTGGGTCGCGCTCATGCGCCCCGGCTCTTGGTGCGGCCTCTGCCGATGAATGCGGCGATCCCGCCGCCGATCGCGCCGAACAGATGCGCCTGCCACGAGATGCCCTCGCGCACGCCGACGACGCCGGCGAGCATGGAACCGCCGTAGAGGCCGATCACGATGAGCGCGACGATCGCATAGAGCACGCGGTGTGCGACCCTCCCCGGCGCGAAGACCCGCATGACTGTGTATCCGAAGTATCCGAAGACGAGGCCTGACGCCCCGACCGTCAACGCCCCGGGTGCGTTCACGAGCCATGTGCCGAGTCCGCCGATCACGGCGGCGAACGCGGTGACGGCCCAGAACCTGCGCGCGCCCTCGACTGCGACGAGGCAGCCGAGCACGAGAAGAGGCACGGTGTTGCCGATCAGGTGCGCCCAATCCGCATGCAGAAGAGGACCGACGACGATGCCGCCGAGGCCCGAGAGATCCCACGAGCGGAGCCCGAAGCCGGTGAAGGAGCCGGGGAGGACCGCATCGACGAGCTGCACGGCCCACATCAGGGCGACCAGAAGGAGAGGCGCTGCGAAACGGCCGAGAGCACTGGATCGCGGGGAATCGGCGGTGCTGATCACATCTGGCCTTGTCACGTCACGATCCTGTCAGGACTGACCCGGAGGACGCTGACAAAAAGAAAGTGACTCTCCGCGCACCCAGCAGAGCCCGGTTACCCTTGCTGCGTTTCCGCCCTGGGGGAATTGGCCTGGATGCCGCCACGCGGAGAGCCGTGGACAAGTCTAGCCGATGTCTGCACCCGCTCTTTGACAGACTGGGCAGGTCATGGATCCCGTCACCGCCGCTCCCCTGTCGACGTGGCGTTTTGCGGGCATACTGCGCACCTACCAGGCCGAGGTGCTCGAGCGTCTCGCACCGGGAGCAGCGGGTCCGCTGCACATCGTCGCCCCGCCGGGTTCCGGTAAGACCCTGCTCGGCCTGCTGCTCGCCGCACGCGAGAGCCATCGCACCCTCGTGCTGTCGCCGACGGTGACGATCCGTCAGCAGTGGGTGCGCACCGCGGAGGAACTGGCGCCGGGGGCCGCGGCCGTCTCGGACGACCCCGCACGCATCGGCGATCTCACCGCGCTGACCTATCAGCTGCTCAGCGTCACCGGAGACGGCTCGCCCTTCGACGAGCTCGCCCGCTCTGTGTGGGTGGAGGAGCTCACGGCAGGCGGGCGCGCGGAGGCGGACGCGGCGACGTGGCTCGCCGAACTCGCGATCGACAACCCGGGGAGGTATCGCAGCGGCATCCGTGCCCGCTCCCGCCGCCTGCGCTCGCACTTCGCGAGGCGACGGCCCGCCGAACTCGCCCGCGTGCTGCATCCCAACGCCGTCGCCCTGATCGATCGACTCGTGGCCGCGGGTGTGCGCACCGTCGTGCTCGACGAATGCCACCATCTGCTCGACCACTGGGCCCTCGTGGTCGCGTACCTCGCGGGTCGTATCCGCGAGACCGGCGTCGAGCCCCTGCTGATCGGCCTGACCGCGACCCTTCCGTCGCCCGACGACGAGACGGAGTTCGAGAACTACAGCCAGCTGCTCGGCGAGGTCGACTACGAGGTGCCGACCCCGGCCGTGGTGAAGGAGGGGCATCTGGCCCCCTACCGCGACCACGTGATGTTCACGGAACCCACGCCCGCGGAGGCCGGATTCATCCGTCGACACGAGGCCCTGCTCCACGACATGATCACCCGGGTGCTGTTGACGCCCGACGCGGTGTCGTACCTCGAGCAGCAGCTGCAACCCGCGAACGCCTCTGGTGACGACGACGGGGCCCTGCTCACCCGCCTCGACCGCGCGTTCTCGGCAGACTTCACTCTCACGCGCTCCTGCGCTGTCGTGCTGCGCACGGTCGCACCGCGGCATCCGCTCATCGACGCGATCCCGCCGGCGCTGCTCGATCGCTGCACCACCGATGACCTGCTCGCGGTGCTCTCTCGCTTCGCTCAGGCACGGCTCCTGTCCGATCCCGCTGCCGAACGACAGTGGGAGTACGTGCGACGCTCTCTCGCCGACTTCGGGTACGCCCTCACCGACCGCGGCATCCGTCGAGGCCGCAACCCGGTCGAGAGCACCCTGGCATTCTCGGCCGCGAAGGACCATGCCGCCGTCGAGATCCTCCGCCGAGAACTCGACGGCCCCGACGGCGACCGCATCCGCGTCGTCGTCGTCACCGATTTCGTCGAGCACGGCAACAACCGCGGCCTGGCCGGAGACGCACCGGCAGGGGCGCTGCGCACGTTCGACCTGCTCTCGGTCGACGACGTCACCGCCGGGCTGCGGCCCGTGCTGCTCACCGCTCAGCACCTGCGCGTCCGCGTCGAGGATGCGGTCGACCTCGCCGACGCGCTGGCCGAGATCCTCGGCGAGCCCGTCGACGTCGCCGAGGGCACCGGCCCCGCGCGCGATCTCGAGGTGCGGGGCGTCGGAAGCGGACGTATCGTCGGCGCGGTGTCGGAGCTGATCCGCCGCGGCGACGTGCGGCTGCTGGTCGGCACCCGCGGGCTTCTCGGCGAAGGCTGGGACTGCCCGGCGGTCAACACCCTCATCGACCTCACGACCGTGGCGACCTCCTCAGGAACACAGCAGTT
Coding sequences within:
- a CDS encoding rhomboid family intramembrane serine protease; its protein translation is MTRPDVISTADSPRSSALGRFAAPLLLVALMWAVQLVDAVLPGSFTGFGLRSWDLSGLGGIVVGPLLHADWAHLIGNTVPLLVLGCLVAVEGARRFWAVTAFAAVIGGLGTWLVNAPGALTVGASGLVFGYFGYTVMRVFAPGRVAHRVLYAIVALIVIGLYGGSMLAGVVGVREGISWQAHLFGAIGGGIAAFIGRGRTKSRGA
- a CDS encoding DEAD/DEAH box helicase family protein; amino-acid sequence: MDPVTAAPLSTWRFAGILRTYQAEVLERLAPGAAGPLHIVAPPGSGKTLLGLLLAARESHRTLVLSPTVTIRQQWVRTAEELAPGAAAVSDDPARIGDLTALTYQLLSVTGDGSPFDELARSVWVEELTAGGRAEADAATWLAELAIDNPGRYRSGIRARSRRLRSHFARRRPAELARVLHPNAVALIDRLVAAGVRTVVLDECHHLLDHWALVVAYLAGRIRETGVEPLLIGLTATLPSPDDETEFENYSQLLGEVDYEVPTPAVVKEGHLAPYRDHVMFTEPTPAEAGFIRRHEALLHDMITRVLLTPDAVSYLEQQLQPANASGDDDGALLTRLDRAFSADFTLTRSCAVVLRTVAPRHPLIDAIPPALLDRCTTDDLLAVLSRFAQARLLSDPAAERQWEYVRRSLADFGYALTDRGIRRGRNPVESTLAFSAAKDHAAVEILRRELDGPDGDRIRVVVVTDFVEHGNNRGLAGDAPAGALRTFDLLSVDDVTAGLRPVLLTAQHLRVRVEDAVDLADALAEILGEPVDVAEGTGPARDLEVRGVGSGRIVGAVSELIRRGDVRLLVGTRGLLGEGWDCPAVNTLIDLTTVATSSGTQQLRGRTLRLDPDWPEKVAHNWSVVCLIPSDVDLDDSSEPGRLRRRHSHLWGLSADGDGRIVSGLGHALPTAAFDAWERVLDKDASTSIGDLDALLRERWPTRSSTRTEWRIGDRYEPRERQVVAVRRTSRAPLLRTAQAAGAGAVGAFVAGTAGVGGLVGVLIASGADVAPLLWTALALGGGTVAATVSALRMLARLLRDRRRPAEIYRAAAIAIARTLHDAQRIGRVDESVIGARPDAADPSRIRIELGGSAPDARVIADAVEELFAPVRTPRFLLRIDSAGLPRLRPLERLADRLSPGRTLLAVPRLIARRRGDAERFREHWQALIGTCTLHELTGMQGLALLRVARSADDRLDAAEPRARVWG